A single region of the Latilactobacillus curvatus JCM 1096 = DSM 20019 genome encodes:
- a CDS encoding DNA-directed RNA polymerase subunit beta, which yields MAGHLVNYGKHRTRRSYARIKEVLELPNLIEIQSNSYQWFLDEGLREMFDDIMPIDDFAGNLSLEFVDYQLLEPKYTVEEARQHDANYSAPLHVTLKLTNHETGEIKSQDVFFGDFPLMTDQGTFIINGAERVIVSQLVRSPGVYFNSAVDKNSRTTYGTTVIPNRGAWLEFETDAKDIAYVRIDRTRKIPMSVLVRALGYGSDQEIIDILGDNDSLMLTLEKDIHKNTDDSRTEEALKDVYERLRPGEPKTADSSRSLLYARFFDAKRYDLAAVGRYKINKKLSLKTRLLGQTLAETLADPDTGEVIAAKDTVVDRQVMDALAPYLDKEDFKTVTYQPSDEGVLPEPMTLQVIKVYSQKTPDKEINLIGNGHIDAKIKHVIPADIIASMNYFFNLQEGLGSTDDIDHLGNRRIRSVGELLQNQFRIGLSRMERVVRERMSIQDTSTVTPQQLINIRPVVASIKEFFGSSQLSQFMDQTNPLGELTHKRRLSALGPGGLTRDRAGYEVRDVHYTHYGRMCPIETPEGPNIGLINSLASYAVVNRYGFIETPYRRVSWDTHDVTDKIDYLTADEEDNYVIAQANSPLNDDGSFVDDTVLARYKDDNIETSIDKLDYMDVSPKQVVAVATACIPFLENDDSNRALMGANMQRQAVPLVDPHAPLVGTGMEYKAAHDSGIALLAQHAGTVEYVDAKVIRVRREDSSLDTYELMKFRRSNAGKNYNQRPIVAKGDHVDVDEIIADGPAMEKGELALGQNPLIAFMTWNMYNYEDAIVLSERLVKEDLYTSIHIEEYESEARDTKLGPEEITREIPNVGEDSLKDLDEFGIVRVGAEVKDGDILVGKVTPKGVTELSAEERLLHAIFGEKAREVRDTSLKVPHGGGGIIQDVKIFTREAGDELSPGVNMMVRVYITQKRKIQVGDKMAGRHGNKGTVSIVVPEEDMPYMPDGTPVDILLSPMGVPSRMNIGQVLELHLGMAARNLGIHVATPVFDGAQDKDLWDAVREANMPSDGKSILYDGRTGEPFDTRVSVGVMYYMKLAHMVDDKLHARSIGPYSLVTQQPLGGKAQFGGQRFGEMEVWALEAYGAAYTLQEILTYKSDDVVGRVKTYEAIVKGEPIPKPGVPESFRVLVKELQSLGLDMKVLDIDNQEIELRDMDDDDDIENIDALSKYAKEQEAKKAQEEAEKAQAANADAVDPSAE from the coding sequence TTGGCAGGACACTTAGTGAATTACGGTAAACATCGTACTCGTAGAAGCTACGCACGGATTAAAGAAGTGCTAGAACTACCAAACTTGATCGAGATCCAATCTAATTCCTATCAATGGTTTTTAGACGAAGGGCTTCGTGAAATGTTTGATGACATTATGCCAATTGACGATTTTGCTGGTAACTTATCATTAGAATTCGTTGATTACCAACTTCTTGAACCTAAATACACGGTTGAAGAAGCTAGACAACATGATGCCAACTACTCAGCACCATTACACGTTACTTTGAAATTAACAAACCATGAAACTGGTGAAATTAAATCTCAAGACGTTTTCTTTGGGGACTTCCCATTGATGACTGACCAAGGGACTTTCATCATCAACGGTGCTGAACGGGTAATTGTTTCTCAATTAGTTCGTTCACCAGGCGTTTATTTCAACAGCGCTGTTGATAAAAACAGCCGCACAACTTATGGTACAACTGTCATTCCTAACCGGGGTGCATGGTTAGAATTTGAAACAGATGCTAAGGATATTGCATATGTTCGGATCGATCGGACACGTAAGATTCCAATGTCTGTTTTAGTTCGTGCTTTAGGTTACGGTTCTGATCAAGAAATTATCGATATCTTAGGTGACAACGATTCATTAATGTTGACGTTAGAAAAAGATATCCATAAGAATACTGACGACTCAAGAACAGAAGAAGCTTTGAAGGATGTCTACGAAAGACTTCGCCCAGGCGAACCGAAGACAGCTGATAGCTCACGTTCATTACTTTATGCACGTTTCTTCGATGCTAAACGTTATGATTTAGCTGCTGTTGGTCGTTACAAGATCAACAAGAAATTAAGCTTAAAGACGCGTTTATTGGGTCAAACATTAGCTGAAACACTTGCTGATCCCGATACTGGTGAAGTGATTGCTGCTAAAGATACAGTTGTTGATCGTCAAGTGATGGATGCTTTGGCACCATACTTAGACAAAGAAGACTTCAAGACGGTTACTTACCAACCATCTGATGAAGGTGTCTTACCAGAACCAATGACACTCCAAGTGATCAAAGTGTACTCACAAAAAACACCTGATAAAGAAATCAACTTAATCGGTAACGGTCATATCGATGCCAAGATTAAGCATGTTATTCCTGCTGATATCATCGCTTCAATGAACTACTTCTTTAACTTACAAGAAGGTCTCGGTTCAACGGATGATATTGATCATTTAGGGAATCGTCGGATTCGTTCAGTTGGTGAATTGTTACAAAACCAATTCCGAATTGGTTTATCACGGATGGAACGTGTGGTTCGTGAACGGATGTCAATCCAAGACACAAGCACCGTGACACCACAACAATTGATCAATATTCGCCCAGTTGTTGCCTCAATTAAGGAATTCTTTGGTTCATCACAATTGTCACAATTCATGGATCAAACCAATCCCCTTGGCGAATTGACGCATAAACGTCGTCTATCTGCCTTAGGACCTGGTGGTTTGACTCGTGACCGTGCCGGTTATGAAGTTCGAGATGTTCACTATACCCATTATGGTCGTATGTGCCCAATCGAAACCCCTGAAGGCCCTAATATCGGTTTGATTAACAGTTTGGCTAGTTACGCTGTTGTTAACCGTTACGGCTTCATCGAAACACCATATCGCCGTGTTAGTTGGGATACGCATGATGTTACTGATAAGATCGACTATTTAACAGCCGACGAAGAAGATAACTATGTCATTGCGCAAGCCAACTCACCATTAAACGATGATGGTTCATTCGTTGATGATACTGTTTTAGCACGTTACAAAGATGACAATATTGAAACTTCAATCGACAAGTTAGATTACATGGACGTTTCGCCTAAGCAAGTAGTTGCTGTCGCTACGGCCTGCATTCCTTTCTTGGAAAATGATGATTCAAACCGTGCCTTGATGGGTGCTAACATGCAACGTCAAGCTGTGCCATTAGTTGACCCACATGCACCACTTGTTGGGACAGGGATGGAATATAAAGCAGCCCACGATTCAGGGATTGCTTTATTAGCACAACATGCCGGAACTGTTGAATACGTTGATGCGAAAGTGATTCGCGTTCGTCGTGAAGACAGCTCATTAGATACGTACGAATTAATGAAATTCCGTCGTTCAAATGCTGGTAAGAACTACAACCAACGTCCAATCGTTGCAAAAGGCGATCACGTTGATGTTGATGAAATTATCGCTGATGGACCAGCTATGGAAAAAGGTGAATTAGCCTTAGGTCAAAACCCATTGATTGCTTTCATGACTTGGAATATGTATAACTACGAAGATGCGATCGTTCTTTCAGAACGTTTAGTGAAAGAAGATTTATATACTTCAATCCATATTGAAGAATACGAATCAGAAGCTCGTGATACAAAACTTGGACCTGAAGAAATCACACGCGAAATTCCTAACGTTGGTGAAGATTCATTGAAGGATCTTGACGAATTCGGGATTGTCCGTGTTGGTGCTGAAGTCAAAGATGGCGACATTTTAGTTGGTAAGGTAACGCCTAAGGGTGTGACAGAATTATCAGCCGAAGAACGCTTATTGCACGCTATTTTCGGTGAAAAGGCTCGCGAAGTTCGCGATACATCATTGAAAGTACCTCATGGTGGCGGCGGGATTATCCAGGACGTTAAGATCTTTACGCGTGAAGCTGGCGATGAATTGTCACCAGGTGTTAACATGATGGTTCGTGTTTACATTACACAAAAACGTAAGATCCAAGTCGGCGATAAGATGGCTGGTCGTCATGGTAACAAAGGGACTGTTTCAATCGTTGTTCCTGAAGAAGATATGCCATACATGCCAGATGGTACCCCAGTTGATATCTTATTGAGTCCCATGGGTGTGCCTTCTCGTATGAATATCGGACAAGTTCTTGAATTACATCTTGGGATGGCTGCTAGAAACTTAGGCATCCATGTTGCAACACCAGTCTTTGATGGTGCGCAAGATAAAGATTTATGGGACGCTGTTCGAGAAGCAAACATGCCTTCTGATGGTAAGAGCATTCTTTATGATGGTCGGACCGGTGAACCATTCGATACACGTGTGTCAGTTGGTGTCATGTACTACATGAAACTAGCCCACATGGTTGACGATAAACTCCATGCACGTTCAATCGGACCTTACTCACTTGTTACGCAACAACCATTGGGTGGTAAAGCTCAATTTGGTGGCCAACGTTTCGGTGAAATGGAAGTTTGGGCTCTTGAAGCTTACGGTGCCGCTTATACCTTACAAGAAATCTTAACTTACAAGTCTGATGACGTTGTTGGTCGTGTGAAGACATACGAAGCAATCGTTAAGGGTGAACCAATTCCAAAACCAGGTGTTCCGGAATCATTCCGAGTATTGGTTAAAGAATTACAATCACTTGGCTTGGATATGAAGGTCTTGGATATCGATAATCAAGAAATTGAATTACGCGATATGGACGATGATGATGATATCGAAAACATCGATGCATTATCTAAATACGCTAAAGAACAAGAAGCCAAAAAGGCACAAGAAGAAGCTGAAAAAGCACAAGCAGCAAATGCTGATGCAGTAGATCCATCTGCTGAATAA
- a CDS encoding phosphate ABC transporter substrate-binding protein PstS family protein: protein MKRISMALLTVGAAALLLAGCQGQSKSASQSQDQGAKITAVGSTALQPLVEQAGDQYQKDNPKVNVTVQGGGSGTGLTQISGGNVTIGNSDIFAEEKDGIDTKKLVDHKVAVVAIAPVVNKKLGIKNLTSAQLLGIFKGEITNWQTVGGPNEKITVINRAQGSGTRQTFEKLGLKTDKVVTSQEQDSSGTVQKIVEQTPGAISYLAFPYIKGNLQAVKLNDVEPTEKNVSTNAWPIWSYEHMYTKGAPNYQTARFIHFIQSKDIQKTIVPKLGYIPMTQMKVERHVDGTIQDQ from the coding sequence ATGAAACGCATTAGTATGGCATTACTCACAGTTGGTGCGGCCGCTCTTTTATTAGCTGGTTGTCAAGGCCAATCAAAAAGTGCAAGTCAAAGCCAGGATCAAGGCGCTAAAATTACTGCAGTTGGTTCGACAGCCCTTCAACCCCTTGTTGAACAAGCTGGCGATCAATATCAAAAGGATAACCCTAAAGTCAACGTCACCGTTCAAGGTGGCGGTTCAGGAACTGGTTTAACCCAAATTAGTGGTGGCAACGTCACAATCGGTAACTCGGACATCTTCGCTGAAGAAAAAGATGGTATCGATACTAAGAAACTGGTTGATCACAAAGTTGCTGTGGTTGCAATCGCACCCGTTGTTAATAAAAAGTTAGGCATCAAAAATTTAACCAGTGCACAATTGCTAGGCATCTTTAAAGGCGAAATCACAAACTGGCAAACCGTTGGTGGTCCTAACGAAAAAATCACCGTTATCAACCGGGCCCAAGGAAGTGGGACACGTCAAACGTTTGAAAAATTAGGTCTTAAAACCGACAAAGTTGTTACCAGCCAAGAACAAGATTCCTCTGGGACTGTTCAAAAAATCGTCGAACAAACGCCAGGCGCTATCAGTTACCTCGCCTTCCCATACATCAAAGGTAACTTGCAAGCCGTTAAGTTAAACGACGTTGAGCCTACCGAAAAGAACGTTTCAACCAATGCATGGCCAATCTGGTCTTACGAACATATGTATACTAAGGGCGCACCTAACTATCAAACAGCCCGTTTCATCCACTTCATCCAATCAAAAGACATTCAAAAGACAATCGTCCCTAAACTGGGCTACATCCCAATGACGCAAATGAAAGTTGAGCGCCACGTTGATGGCACCATCCAAGATCAATAG
- a CDS encoding fructose-1,6-bisphosphatase, producing MINNKMKTLSEKYPTKMAITSEIINLKAILNLPKPTEAFMSDLHGEYDAFQHLIRTGAGNLRQKIAEVFSGEMTEDTMQAFAFLVYYPTERLALKHAQLSASELDQWYLTTFKRLIDLLKFVSTKYTRSKVRKAMAPDFVYITEELMYGDVANSDKKRYFQEITTSIISMGQADALIIATSHTIQRLVVDHWHIIGDIYDRGPRPDLIVEQLTKLPAVDIQWGNHDILWFGAASGSQLCMLNLLRICARYNNLAIIEKAYGIDLSELVQFAQRTYQPNPAFEPKVAANQHAISTAEKKSINQVHQAIAIMQFKLEQTVIKRNPDFKMDHRLTLSHVDFEQQTIHLNGHNYPLDNTCFQTVDPTHPEILTSDEAAIVTSLLNTFTHCQKLRKHLRFLIDNGNMYQLYNQNLLFHGCIPVDEAGNFLTLTLANRQYAGKSLLDFFDHQIRTSFDHPLNQDNLSTDLLWYLWTGPLSPLFGKNAMTTFERYFSADPVLHEEKKNAYYQLRHQEDFIEKLLLEFGLTPETGHILNGHTPVKKGHNPIMANRKMIVIDGGFSKAYHHTTGIGGFTLLYNSYGMQLVTHQPFTTRANAIAKMQDIISTRRVIDQVSQRQRVSQTNIGAAIKTEIEQLTTLLGQKNKVSDQLV from the coding sequence ATGATTAACAATAAAATGAAAACGTTATCCGAAAAATACCCCACTAAAATGGCAATTACTTCCGAAATCATCAACTTAAAGGCCATCTTGAACCTCCCCAAACCCACTGAAGCCTTCATGAGTGATTTACATGGCGAATATGATGCCTTCCAGCATCTCATTCGCACTGGCGCAGGGAATCTCCGGCAAAAAATTGCAGAGGTCTTTTCCGGTGAAATGACTGAAGACACAATGCAGGCGTTCGCTTTTTTAGTTTACTACCCAACCGAGCGGCTTGCACTCAAACACGCACAACTATCTGCTAGCGAACTCGATCAGTGGTACCTCACCACTTTTAAACGGTTAATCGACCTCTTAAAATTTGTCTCCACAAAATACACACGCTCAAAAGTCCGTAAAGCAATGGCGCCCGATTTCGTCTACATTACCGAAGAATTAATGTACGGCGATGTAGCTAACAGCGATAAGAAACGCTACTTCCAAGAAATCACGACGTCCATCATTTCGATGGGCCAAGCCGATGCCTTAATTATCGCCACCAGTCATACGATTCAACGACTAGTGGTTGATCATTGGCATATCATCGGTGACATTTACGATCGTGGGCCGCGTCCCGATCTGATTGTCGAACAACTCACCAAGCTCCCCGCGGTTGATATTCAGTGGGGCAATCATGATATTCTCTGGTTCGGCGCCGCTAGCGGTTCTCAACTATGTATGCTCAACCTTTTACGCATTTGCGCACGCTACAATAATTTAGCCATCATCGAGAAAGCTTACGGAATTGACCTTAGCGAACTGGTTCAGTTTGCCCAACGAACTTATCAGCCCAATCCCGCCTTCGAACCAAAGGTTGCTGCCAATCAACACGCAATCTCAACAGCTGAAAAGAAAAGCATCAACCAAGTGCACCAAGCCATCGCCATCATGCAGTTTAAGTTGGAACAAACCGTGATTAAACGCAATCCTGATTTCAAAATGGACCACCGCTTAACCCTCAGCCATGTTGACTTTGAACAGCAGACAATTCATCTAAATGGTCATAACTATCCACTTGATAACACCTGCTTTCAAACAGTCGACCCCACACACCCAGAAATATTAACTTCCGATGAAGCAGCCATTGTTACATCATTGCTAAACACGTTTACCCACTGCCAAAAACTACGCAAGCATCTCCGTTTTTTAATCGACAACGGTAACATGTACCAACTCTACAACCAGAACCTCCTTTTTCACGGCTGTATTCCAGTTGATGAAGCCGGCAACTTCCTCACGCTAACCCTCGCTAACCGACAATACGCTGGTAAATCATTACTCGACTTCTTCGATCACCAAATTCGAACGAGCTTCGACCACCCGCTCAATCAAGATAATTTATCCACCGATTTACTCTGGTACCTGTGGACAGGACCGCTCTCCCCACTATTTGGCAAGAATGCGATGACGACCTTCGAACGCTACTTCAGCGCCGACCCCGTTTTACACGAAGAAAAGAAGAACGCATATTACCAACTCCGCCATCAGGAAGACTTCATTGAGAAACTCTTGTTGGAGTTTGGCTTAACGCCAGAAACGGGGCACATTCTCAATGGTCACACACCTGTCAAAAAAGGCCACAATCCAATCATGGCTAATCGCAAAATGATCGTGATTGATGGCGGCTTTTCAAAAGCTTATCACCACACAACTGGCATTGGTGGCTTTACGCTCCTGTACAATTCGTATGGAATGCAGTTAGTCACCCATCAGCCGTTCACCACACGAGCCAATGCAATTGCCAAGATGCAAGACATTATTTCCACGCGTCGAGTGATTGATCAAGTTAGTCAACGTCAACGTGTCAGTCAAACGAATATCGGCGCTGCGATTAAAACTGAAATTGAACAGCTCACGACCCTTTTAGGGCAAAAAAATAAGGTGTCAGACCAATTGGTCTGA
- a CDS encoding ATP-dependent Clp protease ATP-binding subunit, which produces MNNLFTPSAKNVLMMAQEQAKKFNHHALGTEHLLLAIVLENEGIAGTTLRELGVNSTDVLEEIERLTGYGDAVIASGIGGYLPYSPKAKQVLDIARVEAQQANSVKIGTAHLLLALLRDDDIIAARILLNLGLSLAKTRQLLLQKMGVDTATAKKRAKAAKNNADQAGTPTLNQLARDLTQLARDNQIDPVVGRDEEVRRLVQILARRSKNNPVLVGEPGVGKTAIAEGFAQRIVNGDVPSDMQQKRLMMLDMGSLVAGTKYRGEFEDRLKKIIDEIYADGQVILFIDELHTLIGAGGAEGAIDASNLLKPALARGELQLIGATTLDEYQKYIEKDAALERRFATVTVNEPTPEDAEQILKGLRPRYEAHHGIAISDEALHEAVALSNRYITNRFLPDKAIDLMDEATAKVRLDAVNQKTPLDKLEQKLQTLNDDKEAAVRAQDFEKAATIHEQEVTTKAKIAKLQAAEQENGVRSDIQVTAEDIAQVVAQWTGVPVTQLQRKESERLMQLEKVLHKRVVGQEEAISAVSRAIRRARSGLKDPKRPIGSFMFLGPTGVGKTELAKALAEAMFGSEDNLIRVDMSEYMERYSTSRLVGAAPGYVGYEEGGQLTEKVRNKPYSVILFDEVEKAHPDIFNILLQVLDDGYLTDSKGRKVDFRNTIMIMTSNLGATALRDDKSVGFGVKDVTADYKAMQGRIMEELKKAFRPEFLNRIDETVVFHSLTQPELREIVKIMAKNVLGRLAEQGIQIKMTAAAMDVVAKAGFDPEYGARPIRRALQTQVEDQLSEALLAGEITMGVPVTIGATKGKITITSKTDKVTV; this is translated from the coding sequence ATGAATAATCTATTTACACCAAGTGCAAAAAACGTCTTAATGATGGCACAAGAACAAGCAAAGAAATTTAATCACCATGCACTAGGAACGGAACATCTCCTATTAGCAATCGTATTAGAAAATGAGGGAATTGCTGGGACTACCTTACGCGAATTAGGTGTCAATTCGACCGATGTCCTTGAAGAAATTGAACGCTTAACCGGATATGGCGATGCTGTAATCGCTTCTGGCATTGGCGGTTATTTACCATATTCGCCCAAAGCCAAACAAGTACTCGATATTGCTCGGGTTGAAGCGCAACAAGCTAATTCGGTTAAAATTGGCACAGCACACCTATTATTAGCACTTTTACGTGATGATGATATTATCGCTGCGCGGATCTTATTGAACTTAGGACTTAGTTTAGCTAAAACACGCCAACTACTACTTCAAAAGATGGGTGTGGATACGGCAACCGCTAAAAAACGGGCTAAAGCAGCTAAGAATAATGCCGATCAAGCTGGGACACCAACGTTGAACCAATTAGCGCGCGATTTAACACAACTTGCTCGTGACAATCAAATTGATCCGGTCGTGGGTCGTGATGAAGAAGTTCGGCGACTTGTGCAGATTTTAGCCCGGCGTTCGAAGAATAATCCCGTCTTAGTTGGTGAACCTGGTGTCGGTAAGACAGCGATTGCTGAAGGTTTTGCGCAACGCATCGTCAATGGCGATGTGCCAAGTGACATGCAGCAAAAGCGGCTCATGATGCTCGACATGGGGTCATTGGTTGCTGGGACAAAGTATCGTGGTGAATTCGAAGATCGTTTGAAGAAGATTATCGATGAAATCTATGCAGATGGGCAAGTGATTCTCTTTATTGATGAATTACACACCCTCATTGGTGCAGGTGGCGCTGAAGGGGCAATTGATGCTTCTAATCTCTTGAAACCAGCATTAGCGCGTGGTGAATTACAATTAATTGGTGCGACGACTTTAGATGAATATCAAAAGTACATTGAAAAAGATGCAGCTTTAGAGCGGCGATTCGCGACCGTCACGGTCAATGAACCAACGCCAGAAGATGCGGAACAAATCTTAAAGGGATTACGTCCACGTTATGAAGCTCATCATGGGATTGCAATTTCAGATGAAGCTTTACATGAAGCGGTTGCCTTATCAAATCGCTACATCACGAACCGATTCTTACCGGATAAGGCAATCGATTTAATGGATGAAGCGACGGCTAAAGTGCGCTTGGATGCTGTTAACCAGAAGACACCGTTGGATAAATTAGAACAAAAACTACAAACTTTAAATGACGATAAAGAAGCCGCTGTTCGCGCGCAAGATTTTGAAAAAGCGGCGACGATTCATGAGCAAGAAGTAACCACTAAGGCCAAGATTGCCAAGTTACAAGCTGCCGAACAAGAAAACGGTGTTCGCAGTGACATTCAAGTGACTGCTGAAGACATCGCTCAAGTGGTTGCGCAATGGACCGGTGTGCCTGTTACTCAGTTGCAACGCAAAGAAAGCGAACGTCTCATGCAACTTGAAAAAGTCTTGCATAAACGGGTTGTTGGCCAAGAAGAAGCCATTTCTGCCGTTTCACGTGCAATTCGTCGTGCGCGCAGTGGTTTGAAAGATCCAAAACGACCAATTGGTTCATTTATGTTCTTAGGCCCAACCGGGGTTGGTAAGACAGAGTTAGCCAAAGCATTGGCGGAAGCTATGTTTGGTTCTGAAGACAACTTGATTCGGGTTGATATGTCTGAATATATGGAACGTTACAGCACGAGCCGTTTAGTTGGGGCGGCCCCTGGCTATGTCGGCTACGAAGAAGGCGGCCAATTAACAGAAAAGGTCCGCAATAAACCATATTCCGTCATTTTATTTGATGAAGTTGAAAAGGCCCACCCTGATATCTTCAATATCTTGTTGCAAGTCTTGGATGACGGCTATTTAACCGATTCAAAAGGACGTAAGGTTGATTTCCGTAATACGATCATGATTATGACATCAAACTTAGGTGCGACAGCCTTACGTGATGATAAATCCGTTGGGTTCGGGGTTAAAGATGTAACTGCTGATTATAAAGCAATGCAAGGGCGCATTATGGAAGAATTGAAGAAAGCTTTCCGTCCAGAATTCTTAAACCGAATTGACGAAACGGTTGTCTTCCATTCCTTAACACAACCTGAATTGCGCGAAATCGTGAAGATTATGGCGAAGAATGTCTTGGGCCGTTTAGCGGAACAAGGGATTCAAATCAAGATGACAGCTGCAGCGATGGATGTTGTTGCCAAAGCTGGGTTCGATCCTGAATATGGGGCACGACCAATTCGACGGGCGCTACAAACCCAAGTAGAAGATCAGTTGAGTGAAGCGTTGCTTGCTGGCGAGATTACGATGGGTGTACCGGTGACAATTGGCGCAACTAAAGGTAAAATTACCATTACCAGTAAGACTGATAAAGTAACTGTTTAA
- a CDS encoding CtsR family transcriptional regulator, with protein sequence MQSQNISDIIEAYLKKILADNEQIEIRRSEIAKLFNCVPSQINYVINTRFTEQRGYVVNSKRGGGGYIRIVKVQFLDDRDFLEALIENVDTQISQADTLAIIQKLYDEQILSQKEGNLILAATSPQTLAVNNKQLEEQLRAQILVAVLERLRYEIK encoded by the coding sequence TTGCAAAGTCAGAACATCTCGGATATTATTGAAGCCTATCTAAAAAAGATACTGGCTGACAATGAACAAATCGAAATTAGACGCTCCGAAATTGCTAAGCTTTTTAATTGTGTGCCGTCCCAAATTAACTATGTGATTAATACGCGGTTCACTGAGCAGCGCGGTTATGTCGTGAATAGTAAACGTGGCGGCGGTGGTTATATTCGGATCGTCAAGGTTCAATTTCTCGATGATCGGGACTTTTTAGAAGCGTTAATTGAAAATGTTGATACGCAGATTTCCCAGGCGGACACCTTAGCCATTATCCAGAAACTATATGATGAACAAATTCTTTCGCAAAAGGAAGGCAATTTGATACTCGCGGCAACGAGTCCACAGACATTAGCGGTTAATAATAAACAATTAGAAGAGCAGCTTCGAGCACAGATTCTAGTTGCAGTGTTAGAACGACTACGATATGAAATTAAGTAA